In a single window of the Terriglobus roseus genome:
- the mgtA gene encoding magnesium-translocating P-type ATPase, with translation MSDLSRSQPIDAKDYVGLTTREAADRLKQFGGNEASTKHRKAPWLDQLLLLFNPLSIVLLVAAAISLSIGEHFDAILITAIVLIGGAIDFAQTYHARITIERLRATVAAMATVQRDGSWRDIPRSAIVPGDLVRLSAGDLVPADARLIESRDLAVLQAMLTGESTSVEKVATAQAASQSADATNMIFLGTSVISGTGTAIVTATGRNTAFGDIVAHLASRPPETAFDLGIKRFSYMIARIVFVMVLLVLAANLAMHRPPMESLLFAVALAVGLTPEFLPMITSVTLSRGAVAMARKHVVVKHLPAIQNLGSIDILCSDKTGTLTAGTMSLVTSAGPDGVVSTTALDLAVINSSVQAGIRSPLDAAILAAGTQTGQATKVDELPFDFQRRRLSVIVDRAGERTLICKGAPEGIFPLVTSLLVNGETQPSTSEAIVRAQNYCIAQSSLGYRVLAVAVRLLPMQSRYTLADECALTLCGFLSFADTILPDAAETIARLLQDGVSIKILSGDNELVAAHICAEAGLNVTEIVLGSDLELMSETALTQVAERANVFARVSPPQKLRILTALRRRGHTVGFMGDGINDAPALHAADVGIAAPHAVDVAQDAADVVLMQPGLSVLHQGILEGRRAFGNVMKYLLMGTSSNFGNVLSMAAAAVALPFLPMLPAQVLLNNFLYDLSQLTIPTDRVDAEYFAQPQKWDIAIIRHFMILVGPISSVFDFLTFYVLLHFFRAGETEFHTGWFVESLATQTLVLLVIRTVRSPFQSQPSWGLLASVVLIVATGIWLPYSRFAARLAFSRLPLSYFVFLSLATLCYLALVEVAKRYIMARARQRVFQSRTKEVVQA, from the coding sequence GTGAGTGACCTGAGCAGATCGCAGCCAATTGATGCGAAGGACTACGTAGGCCTCACGACGCGGGAGGCAGCGGATCGCCTCAAACAGTTTGGAGGGAATGAAGCGTCGACGAAGCATCGGAAGGCGCCCTGGCTCGATCAACTACTGCTTCTCTTCAATCCCCTTTCCATCGTGTTGCTCGTTGCGGCCGCCATCTCCCTCTCCATTGGCGAACATTTCGATGCCATCCTGATCACGGCCATCGTTCTGATCGGCGGCGCCATCGACTTTGCGCAGACCTACCATGCACGCATCACCATCGAGCGTCTGCGGGCGACCGTCGCCGCAATGGCGACGGTTCAACGCGACGGCTCATGGCGGGACATCCCGCGGTCTGCGATCGTCCCCGGTGATCTGGTACGCCTATCAGCCGGTGACCTGGTCCCGGCAGATGCGCGGCTCATTGAATCGCGCGACCTGGCTGTACTGCAAGCCATGCTCACGGGCGAATCCACATCGGTAGAGAAGGTAGCGACCGCCCAGGCCGCTTCCCAATCGGCGGACGCGACCAACATGATCTTCCTTGGAACGTCCGTAATCAGCGGCACCGGGACGGCAATCGTGACGGCAACCGGTCGCAATACCGCGTTTGGCGACATCGTCGCCCACCTTGCGTCCAGACCTCCCGAGACTGCCTTCGATCTGGGCATCAAGCGCTTCAGCTACATGATTGCCCGCATCGTCTTCGTCATGGTGCTGCTGGTCCTGGCGGCCAACCTTGCGATGCATCGTCCGCCGATGGAGTCATTGCTCTTCGCCGTTGCATTGGCCGTCGGTCTTACCCCGGAATTCCTCCCGATGATCACCTCCGTCACGCTGTCGCGGGGAGCGGTTGCAATGGCCCGCAAGCATGTCGTTGTGAAGCATCTTCCCGCGATTCAGAATCTGGGAAGCATCGACATCCTCTGTTCCGACAAGACCGGCACGTTAACCGCCGGCACCATGTCGCTGGTCACAAGTGCAGGGCCGGATGGCGTCGTGTCGACCACTGCGCTTGATCTCGCGGTCATCAACAGCAGCGTCCAGGCGGGCATTCGCAGCCCTCTGGATGCGGCCATTCTTGCTGCAGGTACTCAGACCGGACAAGCTACGAAGGTCGACGAACTTCCATTCGACTTCCAGCGCCGCCGACTGTCTGTGATCGTCGACCGTGCGGGCGAGCGCACACTCATCTGCAAAGGTGCTCCCGAAGGTATCTTCCCGCTGGTCACATCCCTGCTGGTCAACGGAGAGACGCAGCCGTCAACCAGCGAAGCCATCGTTCGCGCGCAGAACTACTGCATCGCCCAAAGCAGTCTCGGCTATCGTGTCCTTGCGGTTGCCGTAAGATTGCTGCCAATGCAGTCGCGCTACACGCTGGCGGACGAGTGCGCCCTGACGCTCTGCGGTTTCCTGTCCTTCGCCGATACGATCCTGCCCGACGCGGCCGAGACGATCGCTCGTCTGTTGCAGGACGGAGTCAGCATCAAGATCCTCTCCGGCGACAACGAACTTGTTGCGGCACACATCTGCGCAGAGGCTGGACTCAACGTCACCGAGATCGTACTGGGCAGCGACCTGGAATTAATGAGTGAGACGGCCCTCACGCAGGTCGCGGAACGGGCGAACGTCTTTGCCCGTGTCTCACCTCCACAAAAGCTTCGCATCCTGACAGCGCTGCGCAGGCGCGGCCATACGGTGGGCTTCATGGGCGATGGCATCAACGATGCTCCCGCACTCCACGCCGCCGACGTCGGCATCGCTGCGCCGCACGCGGTCGACGTCGCGCAGGATGCAGCCGATGTCGTCCTGATGCAGCCGGGCCTTTCGGTACTGCATCAGGGCATTCTGGAAGGCCGGCGCGCCTTCGGCAACGTCATGAAATACCTGCTGATGGGGACCAGTTCGAACTTCGGTAACGTGCTCAGCATGGCCGCCGCCGCCGTTGCACTGCCATTTCTCCCGATGCTTCCGGCACAGGTGCTGCTGAATAACTTCCTGTATGACCTTTCGCAGTTGACCATCCCAACGGACCGCGTGGATGCGGAGTATTTCGCACAACCGCAGAAATGGGACATCGCGATCATTCGTCACTTCATGATCCTGGTCGGTCCCATCAGTTCCGTCTTCGACTTTCTGACCTTCTATGTCCTTCTACATTTCTTCCGGGCTGGTGAAACCGAGTTTCACACGGGGTGGTTCGTGGAATCCCTTGCGACACAGACGCTCGTGTTGTTGGTGATACGCACCGTCAGGTCGCCCTTTCAAAGCCAGCCAAGCTGGGGTCTCCTGGCATCCGTGGTGCTCATCGTGGCGACCGGCATCTGGCTGCCCTACTCACGCTTCGCGGCGAGACTCGCGTTCAGCCGTCTGCCTTTGAGTTACTTCGTGTTTCTGTCCTTGGCAACGCTCTGCTACCTGGCGCTTGTCGAAGTAGCAAAGCGCTACATCATGGCACGTGCCAGGCAGCGAGTCTTCCAATCGCGCACGAAGGAGGTCGTGCAGGCCTGA
- a CDS encoding universal stress protein gives MGSVSKLPAVRSSEPSVAVDLAAPALQLKRVTVCTDFSEVSAPAVDEAYRLCLRHHAALSILFVLEHDDLSEWPDAEKELALLGLQRRHELDLMAARLATPSVVVRPIFLDGNASTVLLQAIQGESPDLVVVGTHGRRGIDRLLLGSTAEAIVRSAECPVMTVGPGALRAHDHAAGPIVCATDFHDGAEESVAYAAFLSEQHQVPLHCIHVLPMSSIATKNHIVATIMETALVDLQMSSGKNAFQPSSRAVFGREVSRAVVEYAREVHASAIVLSVTRRTSLSSHLPLRRTSRMLILANCPVFTLSHEKHVSPLLRSTVM, from the coding sequence GTGGGCTCCGTTTCGAAACTACCGGCAGTGCGCTCCTCTGAACCTTCCGTCGCGGTCGACCTCGCGGCTCCTGCGCTCCAGTTGAAACGCGTGACGGTGTGCACAGACTTTTCCGAAGTATCGGCACCAGCCGTCGACGAGGCCTATCGCCTCTGCCTTCGCCACCACGCCGCGCTAAGCATTCTCTTTGTCCTTGAGCATGACGATCTCTCCGAATGGCCCGATGCAGAGAAAGAACTGGCACTGCTGGGTCTCCAGCGTCGCCACGAGCTGGACCTTATGGCTGCGCGACTGGCGACACCGTCCGTTGTGGTACGACCCATCTTTCTGGACGGGAACGCGTCCACCGTTCTTCTGCAGGCAATCCAGGGCGAAAGCCCTGATCTGGTCGTCGTCGGAACGCATGGCCGGCGCGGGATCGACAGACTCCTGCTCGGGTCCACCGCTGAGGCCATCGTCCGAAGCGCGGAGTGTCCGGTGATGACAGTTGGGCCGGGTGCGCTGCGGGCCCATGATCATGCTGCTGGGCCCATCGTATGCGCCACGGACTTCCACGACGGTGCGGAGGAATCCGTCGCCTATGCCGCGTTCCTCTCCGAGCAGCACCAGGTACCGCTGCACTGTATTCATGTGCTGCCGATGTCCTCCATTGCCACCAAGAATCACATCGTCGCGACGATCATGGAAACAGCGCTTGTCGACCTGCAGATGTCGTCCGGGAAGAATGCATTTCAGCCTTCAAGTCGGGCGGTCTTCGGTCGAGAGGTCAGTCGTGCCGTAGTGGAATACGCACGCGAGGTCCACGCGTCGGCCATTGTCCTCAGCGTTACCCGGCGAACCAGTCTGTCCTCGCATCTGCCCCTGCGCAGGACCTCACGCATGCTCATCCTTGCGAACTGCCCCGTGTTCACGCTCTCTCACGAGAAGCACGTCTCGCCTCTGCTTCGCTCAACCGTGATGTAG
- a CDS encoding OmpA family protein — protein sequence MGMKDKKQLMLGFVCLATSAQAAFGQALRSRDGELNRPRVEVFAGYSYWHPMSADINYVPYKPLPYGAEGSVTYFLKPWLGIQAEAGAHVDPVRSTQYTTGFGLQLQGNVHKFVPFAHALAGPSYFGGPALNVKKWGWTGTAGVGLDWIPSLRHEWFGVRLLQADYQYNYNDFGPLQRNGALGGLAKINTIAGSAGLVLRLGGAQHADMVRQMSCSAAHVEVYPGDPVNVASQLLGFNELKPIQFTWTTSGGRILGKGGDVIAIDTAGLPVGDYRVMGTAVQDRHGRESASCNANFTIRPYDPPTITCSALPATLYVGGRTTITATGSTVRNRPLTYTFVSTAGTISQTGNVATLSATTAGDIAVTCSARDDLQHMATATTNVTVSVTRTAAQTSLPALPLQSDMCSVSFTRDRRRPARVNNEAKACLDDISLAMQHQQDATLVLVGDHTRREGIALAAERAVNVKQYLSQEKGIDPSRIQVRAESAGQAQVISVFLPIGSTFNQEGRVVNEKAVVRHGEAYGSPGGIRTASSPRNAPTRHTSAQHRSSPRRATRPRITVTPAQ from the coding sequence ATGGGCATGAAAGACAAAAAGCAGTTGATGCTGGGATTCGTCTGCCTTGCCACTTCTGCACAGGCTGCGTTTGGACAGGCTCTCCGTAGCCGCGATGGCGAACTGAATCGCCCGAGGGTCGAAGTCTTTGCAGGCTACTCCTACTGGCATCCCATGTCAGCGGACATTAACTATGTTCCTTACAAGCCTTTGCCCTACGGCGCGGAAGGCAGCGTCACCTACTTCCTGAAGCCGTGGCTTGGCATCCAGGCGGAAGCCGGTGCGCATGTTGATCCGGTGCGTAGCACGCAGTACACGACAGGCTTCGGCCTGCAATTGCAGGGGAATGTACACAAATTTGTACCGTTTGCGCACGCGCTTGCCGGTCCCAGTTACTTCGGCGGACCTGCGCTGAATGTGAAGAAATGGGGGTGGACCGGCACTGCCGGCGTCGGCCTCGATTGGATTCCGTCTCTGCGGCACGAGTGGTTCGGTGTGCGACTGCTCCAGGCTGACTACCAGTACAACTACAACGACTTTGGTCCTTTGCAGCGAAACGGCGCCCTCGGTGGTCTGGCGAAGATCAATACGATCGCCGGCAGCGCGGGCCTGGTCCTGCGGCTGGGCGGAGCGCAGCATGCAGACATGGTGCGACAGATGAGCTGCTCTGCCGCGCATGTCGAGGTATATCCTGGCGACCCGGTGAACGTTGCGTCTCAACTGCTCGGGTTCAATGAGCTGAAGCCCATCCAGTTCACCTGGACGACCTCCGGTGGTCGCATTCTGGGCAAGGGCGGAGACGTCATCGCGATCGACACGGCCGGTCTGCCCGTTGGCGACTATCGCGTGATGGGCACAGCCGTTCAGGACAGGCACGGGCGCGAGAGTGCTTCGTGCAATGCGAACTTCACGATCCGGCCTTACGATCCGCCCACCATCACATGCTCTGCCTTACCCGCGACCCTGTACGTCGGCGGTCGTACGACCATCACGGCAACGGGTAGCACAGTGCGGAACCGGCCCCTCACTTACACGTTTGTCTCGACCGCAGGAACCATCAGCCAGACGGGGAACGTGGCAACACTCTCCGCGACCACCGCAGGCGACATTGCGGTCACCTGCTCGGCGCGCGATGATCTGCAACACATGGCAACGGCGACGACCAACGTGACGGTCTCGGTGACACGAACCGCGGCACAGACCTCGCTGCCGGCCCTGCCGCTCCAGAGCGACATGTGCTCTGTCTCGTTCACAAGAGATCGCCGCCGTCCGGCTCGTGTGAACAATGAGGCGAAGGCTTGCCTCGATGACATCTCGCTGGCAATGCAGCACCAGCAGGATGCCACGCTGGTACTGGTGGGCGATCACACGCGCAGGGAAGGCATCGCCCTGGCCGCGGAGCGGGCCGTCAACGTGAAGCAATACCTATCGCAGGAGAAGGGCATTGACCCCTCTCGCATCCAGGTGCGAGCGGAAAGTGCGGGCCAGGCCCAGGTGATCAGCGTCTTCCTGCCCATCGGCTCCACCTTCAATCAGGAAGGCCGCGTGGTGAATGAGAAGGCAGTGGTCCGCCACGGAGAAGCCTACGGATCCCCCGGTGGCATTCGCACCGCCAGCTCCCCGCGAAACGCCCCAACACGGCACACGTCTGCGCAGCACCGCTCGTCACCACGACGTGCAACCAGGCCTCGCATCACAGTGACTCCGGCACAGTAG
- a CDS encoding TonB family protein yields the protein MRSILAAAALLIAPVMMPAQALHSNVSHLVASVDAPAFAFQASAVKAAAPHIYTGLIAPVRLNALKIAASPAVSGEVVVEYTVDKAGVPQNVHVVKSLDSATNERVLDAVSKVRYTPGTLNGTAVDVPVTLHVAINN from the coding sequence ATGCGCTCGATCCTCGCCGCCGCCGCTCTGCTCATCGCCCCCGTCATGATGCCTGCACAGGCTCTGCACTCGAATGTGTCGCATCTCGTAGCATCCGTCGATGCTCCCGCGTTCGCCTTCCAGGCAAGCGCTGTGAAGGCCGCTGCACCGCACATCTACACCGGCCTGATTGCACCCGTCCGTCTGAACGCTCTGAAGATTGCTGCATCGCCCGCCGTCTCTGGTGAGGTTGTTGTGGAGTACACGGTCGACAAGGCCGGCGTCCCCCAGAACGTACACGTTGTGAAGTCGCTGGATAGCGCGACCAACGAGCGTGTTCTGGATGCGGTCAGCAAGGTCCGCTACACCCCAGGTACGCTGAACGGCACCGCCGTTGACGTTCCGGTCACGCTGCACGTCGCGATCAACAACTAA
- a CDS encoding CocE/NonD family hydrolase translates to MISHSRWAVAVLAVAAVAAPLYAQEKGAAPPRPMDSNMIPQTFTPPKAAAAVDAPKVERDYEKRVVMIPMRDGTKLYTVIVIPKGIKNAPILLTRTCYNAAARAHAARDPKAALLAASSGRSAAAPVPAGRGTVKPDAPHMIDELNLSDEVYVRDGYIRVYQDVRGKYGSEGVYLMTPPPVGPWNPTGADDTTDAYDTIDWLVKNTPESNGRVGMTGSSYEGFTVVMALLHPHPALKAAVPESPMVDGWMGDDWFQYGAFRQPNLDYFISQTTARGAGVRVSREGHDEYTNFLSKGSAGDMARAMGEEQLPFWKMVEAHPAYDAYWQSQALDKLIAKTDLTVPTMWLQGLWDQEDMYGANHSYAAWEPRDKNNNMNFLVMGPWFHSQVNREGHQLGPLVWDTDTTADYLQNVQLPFFNQYLREGAPVAKTPPVLIYNTGEDHWDRLEKWPLSCEAGCTDKSKPLYLEAGGKLGFDAPKSGGEKFDEFVSDPAKPVPFSPRPYTGENWRTWLVTDQRFVDGRPDVITYTTDVLKEPLRVSGVPKVNLVAATSGTDSDWVVKLIDVFPDGHSEPMGGYELPISMDIFRGRYRTSFEKPEALKSNEALTYKWDMPNVNHVFQPGHKIMVQVQSSLFPLYDRNPQKFVPNIFNAKPADYEKATQRIYHDGARASFISLPVVPAAITP, encoded by the coding sequence ATGATCAGTCATTCCCGCTGGGCTGTGGCCGTCCTGGCCGTCGCCGCTGTTGCTGCTCCCCTATACGCGCAGGAGAAGGGTGCAGCGCCTCCGCGTCCCATGGACAGCAACATGATTCCGCAAACCTTTACGCCGCCAAAGGCTGCTGCAGCCGTCGATGCGCCAAAGGTCGAACGCGACTACGAGAAGCGCGTCGTCATGATTCCCATGCGGGATGGGACCAAGCTGTACACGGTGATTGTGATTCCGAAGGGCATTAAAAACGCGCCGATCCTCCTGACACGCACTTGCTACAACGCTGCGGCACGCGCCCACGCGGCACGCGATCCGAAGGCGGCTCTCCTCGCTGCATCCAGCGGGCGGAGCGCTGCTGCACCGGTCCCTGCGGGTCGCGGTACGGTAAAGCCCGACGCGCCGCACATGATTGATGAGTTGAACCTCAGCGACGAGGTGTACGTACGCGACGGCTACATCCGTGTCTACCAGGACGTGCGCGGCAAGTATGGTTCCGAAGGTGTCTACCTGATGACGCCGCCACCCGTCGGCCCTTGGAATCCCACGGGTGCGGACGACACGACCGACGCCTACGACACGATCGATTGGCTGGTGAAGAATACGCCGGAGTCCAACGGGCGCGTTGGCATGACCGGTTCCTCCTATGAAGGCTTTACGGTCGTCATGGCACTGCTGCATCCGCATCCCGCGCTGAAGGCAGCGGTGCCGGAGAGCCCGATGGTCGATGGCTGGATGGGCGACGACTGGTTCCAGTACGGCGCCTTCCGCCAGCCCAACCTCGACTACTTCATCTCGCAGACTACGGCTCGCGGCGCCGGTGTGCGAGTCTCCCGTGAGGGGCACGACGAGTACACCAACTTCCTGAGTAAGGGCTCCGCAGGCGATATGGCCCGAGCGATGGGCGAAGAGCAGTTGCCCTTCTGGAAGATGGTGGAGGCGCACCCAGCGTACGACGCCTACTGGCAGTCGCAGGCACTGGATAAATTGATTGCAAAGACCGACCTGACCGTGCCCACCATGTGGCTGCAGGGCCTCTGGGATCAGGAAGACATGTACGGCGCGAATCACAGCTACGCCGCCTGGGAGCCAAGGGACAAGAACAACAACATGAACTTCCTGGTGATGGGGCCGTGGTTTCACAGCCAGGTGAACCGGGAAGGGCACCAGCTTGGGCCGCTGGTCTGGGACACAGACACGACCGCGGATTATCTCCAGAACGTACAGTTGCCCTTCTTCAATCAGTATCTGCGGGAAGGCGCGCCCGTCGCCAAGACGCCGCCTGTGCTCATCTACAACACGGGCGAAGATCATTGGGATCGCCTGGAGAAGTGGCCGCTTTCCTGCGAGGCAGGCTGCACAGACAAGTCAAAGCCGCTCTACTTGGAAGCCGGTGGAAAGCTCGGTTTCGATGCACCGAAGAGCGGTGGTGAGAAATTCGATGAATTCGTCTCTGATCCCGCCAAGCCTGTGCCGTTCTCTCCTCGTCCCTACACAGGCGAGAACTGGCGGACGTGGCTGGTCACGGATCAGCGCTTCGTGGACGGCCGCCCGGACGTCATCACGTACACGACCGACGTGCTGAAGGAGCCGCTGCGTGTGAGCGGTGTCCCAAAGGTCAATCTGGTTGCAGCAACGTCGGGCACCGACAGCGACTGGGTTGTGAAGCTCATCGACGTCTTCCCGGATGGACACTCCGAGCCGATGGGAGGCTATGAGCTACCAATATCCATGGACATCTTCCGCGGGCGCTATCGCACCAGCTTCGAGAAGCCTGAAGCACTGAAGTCAAACGAAGCGCTGACGTACAAGTGGGACATGCCGAATGTGAACCATGTCTTCCAGCCCGGTCACAAGATCATGGTCCAGGTCCAGAGCTCGTTGTTCCCACTCTATGACCGCAATCCGCAGAAGTTTGTGCCAAACATCTTTAACGCGAAGCCTGCCGACTACGAAAAGGCGACGCAGCGGATCTACCACGACGGCGCTCGTGCAAGCTTCATCAGCCTGCCGGTCGTGCCTGCTGCGATAACTCCGTAA
- a CDS encoding ABC transporter ATP-binding protein, with protein sequence MPDQPLEDQNKLQKQDQVLRDDESAQQDVPLTADEQATEELLNKPLVDEVSEDVAEEVGEFFEQSKEQNEVSVEDSRKPYISFEHVFKSFGDFKVLEDVSFFVKPGETLCILGRSGVGKSVSLQMLMGFLKPDKGIISVANENICGFNEKEMQPIRRKVTMVFQNGALFDSVSVGENVAFPLREKGELEEEQIRQVVKGLLEMVGVAGMDDLLPSDLSTGMKRSVAIARALAAQPEAVLYDEPTTMVDPLMAHLLGDLIERLKRQLHLTSIVVTHDMRFAKKLADRLLFLHEGTARFFGTLAELEKSDDPILRDFMALDELVLPQ encoded by the coding sequence ATGCCCGACCAGCCACTCGAAGATCAGAACAAGTTGCAGAAGCAGGACCAGGTGCTGCGCGACGATGAATCGGCCCAGCAGGATGTGCCTCTGACCGCCGATGAGCAGGCTACCGAGGAGTTGCTGAACAAGCCCCTCGTGGACGAAGTCTCAGAAGACGTCGCGGAAGAGGTGGGCGAGTTCTTTGAGCAGTCCAAGGAGCAGAACGAAGTCTCCGTTGAAGACAGCCGGAAGCCGTACATCTCGTTCGAGCACGTCTTCAAGTCCTTCGGCGACTTCAAGGTGTTGGAAGACGTCAGTTTCTTCGTCAAGCCTGGCGAAACACTCTGCATCCTCGGCCGGTCAGGCGTGGGCAAGTCTGTCTCGCTGCAGATGCTGATGGGGTTTCTGAAGCCGGATAAGGGCATCATCTCTGTCGCGAACGAAAACATCTGCGGTTTCAATGAGAAAGAGATGCAGCCCATCCGCCGCAAGGTCACGATGGTCTTCCAGAACGGCGCTCTCTTCGACTCCGTCTCCGTCGGTGAGAATGTTGCCTTCCCACTGCGCGAAAAGGGCGAGCTCGAAGAAGAGCAGATTCGCCAGGTAGTGAAGGGACTGCTGGAGATGGTAGGCGTCGCCGGTATGGACGACCTTCTGCCGAGCGACCTGTCCACCGGCATGAAGCGTTCCGTGGCAATTGCGCGTGCGCTGGCGGCGCAGCCGGAAGCCGTGTTGTACGACGAACCCACAACCATGGTGGATCCCTTAATGGCCCATTTGCTCGGCGATCTGATCGAGCGGTTGAAGCGGCAGCTGCACCTGACCAGCATCGTCGTGACGCATGACATGCGCTTCGCGAAGAAGCTCGCGGATCGCCTGCTCTTCCTGCATGAGGGCACCGCACGTTTCTTTGGAACGCTCGCGGAGCTTGAGAAGAGCGATGATCCCATCTTGCGTGACTTCATGGCGCTGGATGAGCTGGTCTTGCCGCAGTAG
- the mobA gene encoding molybdenum cofactor guanylyltransferase — translation MIRAYVLAGGESSRMQREPGSHDIDKALLRMGDETLLERALRVVHQAVPGSDPAILCGTPDRCQRLSVYGRTVPDVTCGCGPVGALDAALQDAAGAEYVLLHPIDLPLLPSSLLIRFVATAIASGAAVAHMVTEGFAQPLPLLIRADAREVVRQALQNGALKLQPVLHAVADNPCTPGADGKSICTFEVSSLVSAVTASRAFVNVNTPADLEIARDLAGVPTEVARGASN, via the coding sequence ATGATCCGCGCCTATGTTCTTGCCGGCGGTGAAAGTTCGCGGATGCAACGCGAACCGGGATCCCATGACATCGATAAAGCACTGCTACGCATGGGCGACGAGACCTTGTTGGAGCGGGCTCTCCGCGTGGTACACCAAGCTGTTCCGGGTAGCGATCCGGCCATTCTGTGCGGCACGCCCGATCGCTGCCAGCGCCTGAGCGTCTACGGCCGTACTGTGCCGGACGTCACCTGCGGATGCGGGCCGGTTGGCGCTCTGGATGCAGCCCTGCAGGATGCCGCCGGTGCCGAGTACGTGCTGTTGCATCCGATCGACCTACCGCTGCTGCCTTCCTCGCTGCTCATTCGATTCGTGGCAACGGCTATCGCCTCAGGTGCCGCGGTCGCGCACATGGTCACGGAGGGCTTCGCGCAGCCGTTGCCCCTGCTGATCCGCGCGGATGCGCGCGAGGTCGTTCGCCAGGCACTTCAGAATGGCGCTCTGAAGCTTCAACCGGTGCTTCATGCTGTGGCAGACAATCCTTGCACCCCGGGGGCAGACGGTAAATCCATCTGCACGTTTGAGGTATCGTCGCTGGTGTCAGCCGTCACTGCGTCGCGTGCGTTCGTCAACGTCAATACGCCCGCAGATCTTGAGATCGCACGCGATCTCGCGGGAGTTCCGACCGAAGTCGCGCGAGGTGCATCGAATTAG